From the genome of Oxyura jamaicensis isolate SHBP4307 breed ruddy duck chromosome 2, BPBGC_Ojam_1.0, whole genome shotgun sequence, one region includes:
- the C2H5orf49 gene encoding uncharacterized protein C5orf49 homolog, protein MAERYRVTLAGNMAAPAPVGTGEHRRDEEEGRVGWRRQPPISSLSAFSYIPPRRDGPAKLSYFHREAQAGGVSTYDSIFKRPEGYNKKLHRCDREHSKSHGLHINDEEMARPVAVLSSSEYGRRINKPTEQPMKGHARINHVQAEFYRKNGITCLLEKPSPSLDPC, encoded by the exons ATGGCAGAGCGTTACCGGGTAACACTGGCAGGCAACATGGCAGCCCCCGCCCCAGTGGGGACAGGAGAGCACAGAAGGGatgaggaggaaggcagggtgGGATGGAGGCGCCAGcctcccatctcctccttgtCTGCCTTCAGCTACATCCCGCCTAGGCGAGACGGCCCCGCGAAGCTCAGCTACTTCCACCGAGAGGCCCAG GCAGGAGGGGTTTCCACTTAtgattccatttttaaaagaccaGAGGGTtacaacaaaaaacttcacCGATGTGACAGAGAACACTCGAAGAGTCATGGTCTTCACATTAACGATGAG GAAATGGCAAGACCTGTCGCTGTTTTGTCGTCTTCAGAGTATGGGAGGCGCATAAATAAGCCCACAGAGCAGCCGATGAAAGGTCATGCAAGGATTAATCATGTGCAGGCAGAATTCTACAGGAAAAACGGCATCACCTGCCTATTGGAAAAACCTTCTCCAAGCCTGGATCCGTGCTAA